A window from Vigna angularis cultivar LongXiaoDou No.4 chromosome 7, ASM1680809v1, whole genome shotgun sequence encodes these proteins:
- the LOC108337461 gene encoding homeobox-leucine zipper protein HAT9, with translation MFTTLQPLQQSNPSTLSTLTIHHIMSFDETPNTGLGLGLGLGLVTFHDQSDNCMKSDAHNIRRVENPSDCNKTYPSLTLGPPEDDDHDEVKNDRPSSKTESYEYFRAQVSSPSVVSSFSNSSSIKRERDQATGEEFDVDLENVQTRVADADEDGNPRKKLRLTKEQSAILEETFREHSTLNPKQKQELAMKLNLRTRQVEVWFQNRRARTKLKQTESDCDLLKKCCDSLTEENKRLQKEVEELKSMQAISVPLYMQIPAATLSLCPSCERICDSKSDDENTNNNTSSLLFPSKTHHNHFYKSNYPFSHSSSAAC, from the exons ATGTTCACAACACTACAACCTCTGCAACAATCAAACCCTTCAACACTTTCCACCTTAACAATTCATCATATCATGAGTTTTGATGAAACACCAAACACAGGACTTGGTCTTGGCCTTGGTCTTGGTCTTGTTACCTTCCATGATCAATCAGATAACTGCATGAAGAGTGATGCCCACAACATCAGAAGGGTGGAGAATCCATCAGACTGTAACAAGACATACCCTTCACTTACTTTAGGACCACCAGAAGATGATGATCATGATGAAGTGAAAAATGATCGACCAAGTTCAAAGACAGAGTCCTATGAATATTTTCGGGCACAGGTTTCTTCTCCCAGTGTGGTTTCTTCATTTTCCAACTCCTCTAGCATCAAGAGGGAGCGAGATCAGGCCACCGGAGAAGAATTTGATGTAGACCTAGAGAACGTTCAAACAAGGGTAGCAGATGCTGACGAAGATGGTAACCCCAGAAAGAAACTTAGACTCACCAAAGAACAATCAGCAATCTTGGAAGAAACCTTCAGAGAACATTCTACTCTCAATCCG AAGCAAAAGCAAGAATTGGCAATGAAGCTGAATCTGCGAACCAGACAAGTAGAAGTGTGGTTTCAGAACAGGAGAGCCAG GACAAAGCTAAAACAAACTGAGTCAGATTGTGATCTATTGAAGAAGTGTTGTGACAGTCTGACAGAAGAAAACAAGAGGTTGCAAAAGGAGGTTGAAGAACTAAAGTCAATGCAAGCAATTTCAGTGCCTCTTTACATGCAGATTCCAGCAGCCACACTTTCCCTATGCCCTTCTTGTGAGAGAATTTGTGATAGTAAAAGTGATGATGAAAATACCAACAACAATACTTCTTCATTGCTTTTTCCTTCAAAAACACATCATAATCACTTTTACAAAAGTAACTATCCTTTCTCCCACTCTTCGTCTGCAGCATGCTAA